Proteins from one Romboutsia sp. CE17 genomic window:
- a CDS encoding M20 metallopeptidase family protein, with the protein MKINIDGIREKSNNIKEWLIDVRRDLHKTPELAMSEYETKEKIKKYLNEIGINYNEFNDNCGIVAHIIKPKSKLTIAIRADMDALPIEEKNNISYKSINKGIMHACGHDAHTAILLGACKLLYEIKDKLNINIKFIFQPAEETIGGARFLIKENCLENPKVDYIFGLHVQSYLKTSFIECRYNTINASANSIKIKVKGKKSHGAYPEKGVDALVASAQIITSLQSIISRDLSPSNLAVITLGKITGGEAQNIICEDVEIEGTIRAITMKDRDFVIKRVKEIVENTAKAYRCEGIFEVDENWYPPVINDKELVNVVKENAENLLGKDNFIIKELPSMGGEDFSFYTQSCKGVFFHLGCGNKEKKITSPLHTSYFDIDEDCLTIGVMMHLMNVMYFN; encoded by the coding sequence ATGAAAATAAATATAGATGGTATAAGGGAAAAGAGCAATAATATAAAAGAATGGCTTATAGATGTCAGACGAGATTTACATAAAACACCTGAATTAGCAATGAGTGAATATGAGACTAAAGAAAAAATAAAGAAATATTTAAATGAAATTGGAATTAATTATAATGAGTTTAATGATAATTGTGGAATAGTAGCACATATAATAAAGCCAAAATCAAAGTTAACTATAGCTATAAGAGCTGATATGGATGCGCTTCCAATAGAAGAAAAAAATAATATTTCATATAAATCTATAAATAAAGGTATTATGCATGCTTGTGGACATGATGCACATACGGCTATTTTATTGGGAGCATGTAAATTACTATATGAAATTAAAGATAAATTAAATATAAATATAAAATTTATATTTCAGCCGGCAGAAGAGACCATAGGTGGAGCTAGATTTTTAATAAAAGAAAACTGTTTGGAAAATCCTAAGGTTGATTATATTTTTGGTCTTCACGTACAGTCATATTTAAAAACATCTTTTATAGAATGTAGATATAATACTATAAATGCAAGTGCGAATAGTATAAAAATTAAGGTTAAAGGTAAAAAATCACATGGAGCATATCCTGAAAAAGGTGTAGATGCATTGGTTGCATCTGCGCAAATTATAACAAGTTTACAAAGTATTATAAGTAGAGATTTATCACCTTCAAATTTAGCTGTGATTACATTAGGAAAAATAACTGGAGGAGAAGCTCAAAATATTATATGTGAAGACGTTGAAATAGAAGGTACTATAAGAGCAATAACTATGAAAGATAGAGACTTTGTGATTAAGAGAGTTAAAGAAATAGTAGAAAATACAGCAAAAGCTTATCGTTGTGAAGGAATATTTGAAGTCGATGAAAATTGGTATCCCCCTGTAATTAATGATAAAGAATTGGTTAATGTAGTTAAAGAAAATGCAGAGAATTTATTAGGAAAAGATAATTTTATAATTAAAGAGTTACCATCTATGGGAGGAGAAGATTTTTCTTTTTATACTCAAAGTTGTAAAGGTGTATTCTTTCATTTAGGTTGTGGAAATAAAGAAAAGAAAATTACAAGTCCACTTCATACATCATATTTTGATATAGATGAAGATTGCTTAACTATAGGCGTAATGATGCATTTAATGAATGTTATGTATTTTAACTAA
- a CDS encoding ribonuclease J — protein sequence MNKRSVKIIPLGGLGEIGKNITAIEYNDEIIVIDCGVSFPDEQMYGVDLVIPEISYLIERKENVKGLFLTHGHEDHIGAIPYIIQQLNMPIYATKLTLGLVKSKLKEHNLLDKTILNPVNSGDTIKLNEISVEFIRSTHSIADSCSLAIFTPMGTIIHTGDFKIDYTPIDGLVMDLNRFSTLGNEGVLLLLADSTNVEREGHSISEKVIGETLNRIFANKKGRIIVATFASNIHRMQQIANASIKENRKIAFSGRSMENVSQVAMELGYLHIPEESVISIDDIKNYPNENITIITTGSQGEAMAGISRIAHGTHKKIEIDKDDLFIISASPIPGNDKIISKVINQLFRQGVDVIYEDLEDIHVSGHAYKEELKLIHTLVKPKYFMPVHGEYRHLKHHSDLAIKLGMDPKNVFTLETGQVLEISKDGANSSQKVHTGVLYVDGIGVGDVGNIVLRDRRYLANDGMVIIVLAIDRDTYGIVAGPDVITRGFIYARESEDLINDIKEISKIEVEKCLEDKVLEWPVLKNSVKKSVENHLYHKTKRRPSVFPIIMEV from the coding sequence ATGAATAAAAGAAGTGTAAAAATAATACCCCTTGGAGGTTTAGGAGAAATTGGTAAAAATATAACTGCCATAGAGTACAATGATGAAATAATTGTTATAGATTGCGGAGTGTCTTTTCCTGATGAGCAGATGTATGGAGTTGATTTAGTAATACCGGAGATAAGCTATTTGATCGAGAGAAAAGAAAATGTAAAAGGATTATTTTTAACACATGGACATGAAGATCATATAGGTGCAATTCCTTATATTATACAGCAACTAAATATGCCTATATATGCTACAAAATTAACTCTAGGATTAGTAAAGAGTAAACTAAAAGAACATAATCTTTTAGATAAAACTATATTAAATCCTGTGAATTCAGGCGATACAATAAAATTAAATGAAATTAGTGTAGAGTTTATAAGATCAACTCATAGTATAGCAGACTCATGTTCATTAGCTATATTTACGCCTATGGGAACTATAATCCATACTGGAGATTTTAAAATAGATTATACTCCTATTGATGGTTTAGTAATGGATTTAAATAGATTTTCTACTCTTGGAAATGAAGGTGTATTATTACTTTTGGCAGATAGTACAAATGTAGAAAGAGAGGGTCATTCTATTTCTGAGAAAGTAATAGGTGAGACATTAAATAGGATATTTGCAAATAAAAAAGGAAGGATCATTGTAGCTACATTTGCTTCTAATATACACAGAATGCAACAAATAGCTAATGCATCAATAAAAGAAAATAGAAAAATAGCATTTAGTGGTAGAAGTATGGAGAATGTATCACAGGTAGCTATGGAGTTAGGATATCTTCATATACCTGAAGAATCAGTAATAAGTATAGATGATATTAAGAATTATCCGAATGAAAATATAACTATAATTACTACTGGAAGTCAAGGTGAAGCAATGGCAGGTATTTCTAGAATTGCTCATGGTACTCATAAAAAAATAGAGATAGATAAGGATGATTTATTTATAATATCAGCATCACCAATACCTGGAAATGATAAAATAATATCTAAAGTTATAAATCAATTATTTAGACAAGGTGTAGATGTAATATATGAAGACTTAGAAGATATACATGTATCAGGACATGCATATAAAGAAGAATTAAAGTTAATTCATACTCTAGTAAAACCAAAGTATTTTATGCCTGTACATGGAGAGTATAGACATTTGAAGCATCATAGTGATTTGGCTATTAAATTAGGAATGGATCCTAAGAATGTTTTTACACTAGAAACCGGACAAGTCTTAGAAATATCAAAGGATGGTGCTAATTCAAGTCAAAAAGTTCATACGGGTGTTTTATATGTAGATGGTATTGGAGTTGGCGATGTAGGAAATATAGTTTTAAGGGATAGAAGATACTTAGCTAATGATGGAATGGTTATAATTGTTTTAGCAATAGATAGAGATACTTATGGAATAGTTGCAGGTCCAGATGTAATAACTAGGGGGTTTATTTATGCTAGAGAATCTGAAGATTTAATAAATGATATAAAAGAGATTTCAAAAATAGAAGTGGAAAAATGCTTAGAAGATAAAGTTTTAGAATGGCCAGTACTTAAAAATAGCGTAAAAAAATCAGTAGAAAACCATCTTTATCATAAAACAAAACGAAGACCAAGTGTATTTCCTATTATAATGGAAGTATAA
- a CDS encoding spore coat protein: protein MINLSTKERMLLQDEKEQEELCVNKYKQAAQKASCPNLKSLFNELAGQEQQHLNSINQLLSGTIPSTGGQQSQNQSQQNTQAQQGVNMQKNMFQSNPQIQSYNQDDKILCSDLLSTEKFVSSTYNTAIFEFRDENIRNVLNHIQKEEQEHGKKIFDYMYSHGMYNVQ from the coding sequence ATGATAAATTTAAGTACTAAAGAAAGAATGTTACTTCAAGACGAAAAAGAACAAGAAGAACTTTGTGTTAACAAATATAAACAAGCTGCACAAAAAGCTAGTTGCCCTAACTTAAAATCACTTTTTAACGAATTAGCAGGACAAGAACAACAACATTTAAACAGTATAAATCAATTGTTAAGTGGTACAATTCCAAGTACTGGTGGTCAGCAAAGTCAAAATCAATCTCAACAAAACACTCAAGCTCAACAAGGTGTTAATATGCAAAAAAATATGTTCCAATCTAATCCTCAAATTCAGTCTTATAATCAAGATGATAAAATTCTTTGTAGCGATTTATTATCAACAGAGAAGTTTGTTTCTTCTACATATAATACCGCTATTTTTGAGTTTAGAGATGAAAATATTAGAAATGTCTTAAATCATATTCAAAAAGAAGAGCAAGAGCATGGCAAAAAAATATTTGATTACATGTATAGCCATGGAATGTATAACGTTCAATAA
- a CDS encoding MerR family transcriptional regulator: MSTYFTIGEVSKLFNLPIKTLRYYDEKGVLKPAYINQKTKYRYYSREQFMSIDIIKYCKLIGMSLEEIKRFINSDSSIEVMIDNMNKQSELISRKIEELAKVKSYVDGIKDSIIDIINYDLGEIYIRKNEDRIYTQYDYNDNENTELDLKLREVILYLEEKYNDVYPLLGVTSSYISIANEGKIKYKSICDFTTRDSNRSDSNKLNGKK; encoded by the coding sequence ATGAGTACGTATTTTACTATAGGAGAAGTATCTAAACTTTTTAATTTACCAATAAAAACTCTTAGATACTATGATGAAAAAGGTGTTTTAAAGCCAGCATACATAAATCAAAAGACCAAATACAGATATTATTCAAGAGAACAATTTATGAGTATAGACATTATAAAATATTGTAAGCTAATAGGTATGTCACTAGAAGAGATAAAAAGATTTATAAACTCAGACAGTTCTATAGAAGTTATGATAGATAATATGAATAAACAAAGTGAATTAATATCGAGGAAAATAGAGGAGCTTGCAAAAGTAAAATCTTATGTAGATGGTATAAAAGATAGTATCATAGATATAATTAACTATGATTTAGGAGAAATCTATATTAGAAAAAATGAAGATCGAATATATACACAATATGATTATAATGATAATGAAAATACAGAATTAGACCTTAAGCTAAGAGAGGTTATTTTGTATTTAGAAGAAAAGTATAATGATGTATATCCTTTACTTGGAGTTACATCTTCTTATATCAGTATTGCAAATGAAGGAAAGATTAAGTATAAATCTATCTGTGATTTTACAACTAGAGATAGTAATAGATCAGATAGTAATAAGCTAAATGGAAAAAAATAG
- a CDS encoding YkvI family membrane protein: protein MSKKNSIKEIMMFAGTYISVCIGSGFATGQEIMQFFSSHGIRKSIFSSIICMIIMSYCGAKLLSIGKSVKLKSSNDIFTYLLGERIGDIFKIFMPIFFLSSFVVMVSGSGASINQYYGISRNAGSIIMIVLSLISVLMGMTRLIDILGNIGPVIIVVSLSIGIITIARNYEGLINSESIVMALNVTKAVENWHFTGIIYSGLNIIIVAPFLVGVGETSSNKRNCIIGGVLGGIAFMTACLFINLGILSDIENICINEIPTLYMADKIGPIVGIMFSFILMAGIYTTAVPLLWSVCNSFAKEGTLKFKAIAIICSIVALIGGKIPFSSLVNFIYPISGVLGVIIIIGIITKGIRVKF from the coding sequence ATGTCTAAAAAAAATAGTATTAAAGAAATTATGATGTTTGCAGGAACGTATATATCAGTATGCATAGGTTCAGGGTTTGCAACAGGACAAGAAATAATGCAATTTTTCTCATCTCATGGAATTAGAAAAAGTATATTTTCATCTATAATATGTATGATTATTATGTCCTATTGTGGAGCAAAATTACTATCAATAGGTAAAAGTGTAAAATTAAAATCTTCTAACGATATTTTTACATATTTATTGGGAGAACGCATTGGAGATATATTTAAAATATTTATGCCTATATTTTTTTTAAGCAGCTTTGTTGTAATGGTATCTGGTTCAGGTGCATCAATTAATCAATACTATGGCATAAGCAGGAATGCAGGAAGTATAATTATGATAGTATTATCTTTAATATCCGTATTAATGGGAATGACAAGATTAATAGATATATTAGGTAATATTGGACCGGTTATTATAGTTGTATCATTAAGTATAGGTATAATTACAATAGCTAGAAACTATGAAGGTTTAATAAATTCAGAAAGTATAGTTATGGCCTTAAATGTTACTAAAGCTGTAGAAAACTGGCATTTTACAGGCATTATTTATAGCGGACTTAATATAATCATAGTAGCGCCTTTTTTAGTTGGAGTAGGAGAAACATCAAGTAATAAGAGAAACTGTATAATAGGAGGAGTATTAGGAGGAATAGCTTTTATGACAGCTTGCTTATTTATAAACCTAGGAATATTATCTGATATTGAAAATATTTGTATAAATGAAATTCCAACACTGTATATGGCAGATAAGATAGGTCCCATAGTAGGAATTATGTTTTCTTTTATTCTTATGGCAGGAATTTATACTACCGCAGTTCCTTTATTATGGAGCGTATGCAATAGTTTTGCAAAAGAAGGAACTTTAAAGTTTAAGGCTATAGCTATTATTTGTTCTATAGTAGCTCTAATAGGAGGTAAGATACCTTTTTCATCATTAGTTAATTTTATATATCCTATATCTGGTGTATTGGGAGTAATAATTATAATAGGAATAATTACTAAAGGTATAAGAGTTAAATTCTAA
- a CDS encoding Mrp/NBP35 family ATP-binding protein, whose amino-acid sequence MSNCSSCPSSKSCNKEKSTCGVKNNPKNKISKIIGVMSGKGGVGKSTTSALIAKNLRKQGYKVGILDADITGPSIPRLLGVSNSRAKTINGELHPVISEDNIKVMSLNLLIESEDQPVIWRGAMISNAVKQFYTDVIWGELDYLVIDMPPGTGDVALTVMQSIPINGIVMISVPQDMVSMIVSKAVNMVRKMNIDIIGVVENMSYIICPDCGKKIQIFNGQNSRDFLDELSLNLLGSLPMNSEIGNVTLGIYEENSDNVEGLFNPIVKNMLDSLNEIENKKCIVTTL is encoded by the coding sequence ATGTCAAACTGTAGTTCTTGTCCATCAAGTAAGTCGTGTAATAAAGAAAAATCAACTTGTGGAGTAAAAAATAATCCTAAAAATAAAATTAGTAAAATTATAGGAGTAATGAGTGGAAAAGGTGGAGTTGGAAAGTCAACAACTTCAGCGCTAATAGCAAAAAATTTAAGAAAGCAAGGATATAAGGTTGGTATATTAGATGCAGATATAACAGGGCCAAGTATACCTAGGCTTCTAGGTGTTAGTAATTCTAGAGCAAAAACAATAAATGGAGAATTACATCCTGTTATAAGTGAAGATAATATAAAAGTAATGTCTTTAAATTTATTAATAGAAAGTGAAGATCAACCAGTAATTTGGAGAGGGGCAATGATTTCAAATGCTGTAAAACAGTTCTATACAGATGTAATTTGGGGAGAATTAGACTACCTTGTTATAGATATGCCACCAGGAACAGGTGATGTAGCATTAACAGTAATGCAATCAATACCTATAAATGGAATAGTAATGATTTCTGTACCACAAGATATGGTTTCAATGATTGTTTCAAAAGCTGTAAATATGGTCAGAAAAATGAATATAGATATAATAGGCGTAGTTGAAAATATGAGCTATATAATATGTCCAGATTGTGGTAAGAAAATTCAAATTTTTAATGGTCAAAATAGCAGAGATTTCTTAGATGAATTAAGCTTAAATTTACTAGGATCATTACCTATGAATTCTGAAATAGGTAATGTAACTTTAGGAATATATGAAGAAAATAGTGATAATGTAGAAGGTTTATTTAATCCTATAGTAAAGAATATGCTAGATTCTTTAAATGAAATCGAAAATAAAAAATGTATAGTTACAACACTATAA
- a CDS encoding dicarboxylate/amino acid:cation symporter, which produces MKKKLSLTTKILLGLFLGFIFGLILKQVPNGFIKNTILLDGVLKVLGNGFTSAIKMMVVPLVFVSLVCGTSSMGDVKRLGRIGGKTMIFYLGTTAIAVIVSLVLGSTLKPGVGLDMSSVVSGEVAIGESKSVVDIILDIIPSNPIASLANGEMLQVIFFAMLLGVAMSILGKKADPVRVVFESANEICMKMVNIIMLFAPYGVFALVSNTFATVGTDAIFALLKYVSIVLLGLLIHVTIVYGGMFKLFTKQKIKPFISKFSRVAAITFSTASSNASVPASLEIMEELGVNKSVRSFTIPMGATINMDGTAIMQGIAALFIAQIYNIDLGINDMITIVLTATLASIGTAGVPGVGMIMLSMVLQSVGLPLEGIGLIMGVERIIDMFRTTVNVMGDNICTLIIANSEKELELNKYNC; this is translated from the coding sequence ATGAAAAAGAAATTATCATTAACGACTAAAATATTATTAGGATTGTTTTTAGGTTTTATATTTGGATTAATATTAAAACAAGTTCCTAATGGATTTATTAAAAATACAATACTATTAGATGGAGTTCTAAAAGTTCTAGGAAATGGATTTACATCAGCTATAAAAATGATGGTAGTACCGTTAGTATTTGTATCTTTAGTATGTGGAACATCTTCAATGGGAGATGTAAAAAGATTAGGTAGAATTGGAGGAAAGACAATGATATTCTACCTAGGAACAACGGCTATTGCTGTTATAGTATCATTAGTATTAGGAAGTACATTAAAGCCTGGTGTTGGTCTAGATATGAGTAGTGTTGTTTCAGGAGAAGTAGCTATAGGAGAAAGTAAATCAGTAGTTGATATAATATTAGATATAATACCGAGTAATCCAATAGCATCATTAGCTAATGGGGAAATGTTACAAGTTATATTCTTTGCAATGCTTCTAGGAGTAGCAATGAGTATACTTGGTAAAAAAGCAGATCCAGTTAGAGTAGTGTTTGAAAGTGCAAATGAAATATGTATGAAAATGGTAAATATAATAATGCTTTTTGCTCCATATGGAGTTTTTGCATTGGTATCAAATACTTTTGCAACAGTTGGAACTGATGCTATATTTGCTTTATTAAAATATGTATCAATAGTACTGCTAGGTTTATTAATTCATGTAACTATTGTATATGGAGGTATGTTTAAATTATTTACAAAACAAAAAATAAAGCCATTTATAAGCAAGTTTAGTAGGGTTGCAGCAATAACATTCTCTACAGCATCAAGTAATGCTTCTGTTCCAGCAAGTTTAGAAATTATGGAAGAGTTAGGAGTAAATAAAAGTGTTAGATCATTTACAATACCAATGGGTGCAACAATAAATATGGACGGAACGGCTATAATGCAAGGAATTGCAGCATTGTTTATTGCTCAAATATATAATATAGATTTAGGTATAAATGACATGATAACTATAGTTCTTACAGCTACATTAGCATCTATAGGAACAGCAGGAGTACCTGGTGTTGGTATGATAATGCTATCGATGGTTCTACAATCTGTAGGTTTACCACTTGAAGGAATTGGACTTATAATGGGCGTAGAAAGAATAATAGATATGTTTAGAACTACAGTAAATGTAATGGGAGATAATATTTGTACATTAATTATAGCAAATAGCGAAAAAGAATTAGAATTAAATAAATATAATTGTTAG
- a CDS encoding GtrA family protein, giving the protein MNKNLCFKLKNLKSKFIEYIRFNIVGISNFLVSQMFYFILYLGFKMNYLISYTVVSVISITASYFLNSKFTFKNNQLSLKKFLLTFLVYIFEYALNMGVILFIVEFLGISEVFAPMLAPVISTIPVFFLMKLVINNPKLK; this is encoded by the coding sequence ATGAATAAAAATCTTTGTTTTAAATTGAAGAATTTAAAATCAAAGTTTATTGAATATATAAGATTTAATATAGTTGGTATAAGCAATTTTTTGGTATCTCAAATGTTTTACTTTATACTTTACCTTGGATTTAAGATGAATTACTTAATTTCATATACGGTAGTTAGCGTTATCAGCATCACAGCTTCTTACTTTTTAAACTCTAAATTTACATTTAAAAATAACCAACTTTCATTAAAAAAATTTCTACTTACTTTTTTAGTTTATATATTTGAATATGCTTTAAATATGGGCGTCATATTATTTATAGTTGAATTTTTAGGAATAAGTGAAGTATTTGCTCCAATGTTAGCTCCTGTAATTTCAACTATCCCTGTGTTCTTCTTAATGAAACTAGTTATTAATAATCCGAAATTAAAATAA
- a CDS encoding DUF134 domain-containing protein: MKQPRGYSDIRLFPDKKYSNYLIRGNDSLNEVELSKDEIEAINLMDAQGFSKKKASKKMGISQKDFEKIINEARKKVAKFLSEGNTIKVTVKEENITVEEDLSEIKACKFRCATCGYIYYVKYEFQDIICPKCNSKKVMTSEDAGFCKNWSLKK, encoded by the coding sequence ATGAAACAACCTAGAGGTTATAGTGATATAAGACTTTTTCCAGATAAAAAATACTCAAATTATTTAATAAGAGGAAATGATAGTTTAAATGAAGTAGAATTAAGTAAAGATGAAATAGAAGCCATAAATTTAATGGATGCTCAAGGTTTTAGCAAAAAAAAAGCTTCAAAAAAGATGGGGATTTCACAAAAAGATTTTGAAAAAATAATAAATGAAGCGAGAAAAAAGGTGGCTAAATTTTTATCCGAAGGAAATACTATAAAAGTAACTGTAAAAGAAGAAAATATTACTGTAGAAGAAGATTTATCTGAAATAAAAGCTTGTAAGTTTAGATGTGCTACATGTGGATATATTTATTATGTTAAATATGAGTTTCAAGATATTATATGTCCGAAATGTAATTCAAAAAAAGTTATGACCAGTGAGGATGCAGGATTTTGTAAAAATTGGTCGTTAAAGAAGTAG
- a CDS encoding ABC transporter ATP-binding protein has protein sequence MGEVEIEALSGVEFSVNKGEFVVVAGASGAGKSTILNILGGMDSPSSGEVIVDNRKINNYSNKELITYRRYDIGFVFQFYNLVQNLTARENVELATQISKNPLDIDEIMDAVGLSHRKNNFPAQLSGGEQQRVSIARALAKNPKLLLCDEPTGALDYNTGKSILKLLQDTCRNMGMTVIIITHNLALTPMGDKVIEVKNGKIQRVTINDNPTPVERIEW, from the coding sequence ATGGGGGAAGTTGAAATAGAAGCCCTTAGTGGAGTAGAATTTTCAGTTAATAAAGGTGAATTTGTAGTAGTAGCAGGAGCTAGTGGAGCTGGAAAGAGTACTATACTAAATATACTAGGAGGTATGGATAGTCCATCTAGCGGAGAAGTAATAGTAGATAATAGAAAAATTAACAATTATTCAAATAAAGAGTTAATAACATACAGAAGGTATGATATAGGATTTGTATTTCAATTCTATAATTTAGTTCAAAATTTAACTGCTAGAGAAAATGTAGAATTAGCTACTCAAATATCTAAAAACCCTTTAGATATAGATGAGATTATGGATGCAGTAGGTCTTTCTCATAGGAAAAATAATTTTCCAGCACAGCTTTCTGGAGGAGAACAACAAAGAGTATCTATAGCAAGAGCTTTGGCTAAAAATCCAAAACTATTGCTGTGTGATGAACCTACGGGTGCATTAGATTACAATACAGGTAAATCAATATTAAAGCTTTTACAGGATACGTGTAGAAATATGGGTATGACAGTTATAATAATAACTCATAACCTAGCATTAACACCTATGGGAGATAAAGTTATAGAAGTAAAGAATGGAAAAATACAACGAGTTACTATAAATGATAATCCTACTCCAGTGGAAAGGATTGAGTGGTAG
- the larA gene encoding nickel-dependent lactate racemase, producing the protein MGKYSFKYGDTELSTDINEQNIIYKLKPNSAKKLDDIESEINKVLNNPTGTKPLNEIVNPGEKIAIIVSDITRAWMKSDKFIIHIVNYLSALGVKDDDMFIVIALGGHRKSTKEEMMAIVGEEVFNRIKVYDHECEDKNELVYVGESSRKTPIYLNKRVHDADRIILTGGIVFHIFAGFGGGAKSILPGVVGLDTIQANHRLSFNPGKSSGLNLDAGPNIVEGNPLREDMNEVCKIVNPDFLFNVILDTDGDFIKFVAGDFYEAWYEGGMFIRSLYGVPIQSEADIIVASAGGYPKDINLYQSIKTMDNALYGGKEDSVLVLLSECRDGLGAEEFASWFNYKTLEDMENGLKENFTVPGYAAYKTAYTAKYRKVILISSLDDDTVRDFNMIPCHNLNEAMSMAYEICKEENPKITLMPYGGNTLPISI; encoded by the coding sequence ATGGGAAAATATAGTTTTAAATATGGGGATACTGAGTTAAGTACAGATATAAATGAGCAGAATATAATATATAAGTTAAAACCTAATAGTGCAAAAAAATTAGATGATATTGAATCGGAGATTAATAAAGTTTTAAATAATCCAACTGGTACTAAACCATTAAATGAAATAGTTAATCCTGGAGAAAAAATAGCAATTATAGTAAGTGATATAACTAGAGCGTGGATGAAAAGTGATAAATTTATTATTCATATAGTTAATTATCTTTCAGCACTAGGTGTTAAAGATGATGATATGTTTATAGTAATAGCTCTTGGCGGTCATAGAAAAAGTACTAAAGAAGAGATGATGGCCATAGTAGGTGAGGAGGTATTTAATAGAATAAAAGTATATGATCATGAATGTGAAGATAAAAATGAGTTAGTTTATGTAGGAGAATCTAGTAGAAAAACACCTATATATTTAAATAAAAGAGTTCATGATGCTGATAGAATAATTTTAACTGGTGGAATAGTATTCCATATATTTGCAGGATTTGGAGGCGGAGCAAAAAGTATACTACCGGGTGTTGTTGGATTAGATACTATTCAAGCTAATCATAGACTTAGTTTTAATCCAGGTAAATCAAGTGGATTAAACTTGGATGCTGGTCCAAATATTGTAGAGGGGAATCCTTTAAGAGAAGATATGAATGAGGTTTGTAAAATTGTAAATCCAGACTTCTTATTTAATGTTATTTTAGATACGGATGGAGACTTTATAAAATTTGTAGCTGGAGATTTTTATGAGGCATGGTATGAGGGTGGTATGTTTATAAGAAGTCTTTATGGAGTACCAATACAAAGTGAAGCTGATATAATAGTTGCTTCAGCAGGAGGATATCCTAAAGATATAAATTTATACCAAAGTATAAAAACAATGGATAATGCATTATATGGTGGAAAAGAAGATAGTGTATTAGTACTTTTAAGTGAGTGTAGAGATGGATTAGGAGCCGAAGAATTTGCAAGTTGGTTTAATTATAAAACTTTAGAAGATATGGAAAATGGATTAAAAGAAAATTTTACAGTACCAGGTTATGCAGCATATAAGACTGCGTATACAGCTAAATACAGAAAAGTGATACTAATATCAAGCTTAGATGATGATACAGTTAGAGATTTTAATATGATTCCATGTCATAATCTGAATGAAGCTATGAGTATGGCATATGAAATTTGTAAGGAAGAAAATCCAAAGATAACACTAATGCCATATGGTGGAAATACATTACCGATATCTATATAA